The genomic region ATGTGTACTACTATCTAAACCAGCATTAAAGCATTAAGGTGCCATTTACTCAGGGAGAACTTTCACTCAGGTGTTTCGGAAGAGGATACAAATGGAAGGGGGAGAAAAACAAGATGCAATGATGAATCGCTGAagagaaaaagacaaatacaATTAGAGGCCATTAAGAGACAACAGATAATTATCTCATCTTAGCTATCACGGTCAATCATGACTGATTTATCCACAGTAAAAGCAACCAGAGAGCGAGAGAAGCTGCACTCGtggagcatttatttatttattattatatatgtctGAAATGTCTCAGGTAACACAGATCGTCCGGCTACTGAAGGACGTTTCATAAATAGCAGCACTCTGGCAGTTTATCACATTGAAGCATTATATTACGGGTCGTGTCTCCGCGCTCATGTTTGCAGTCACGTTCATCTGCCAAGATCTTCATTTGTCCTTTATAAAAATACCCGGGTTGATCGACAGCCTCTGAAAATGAGGTCGTGTATCATTCTTACATCACATCGCATCATCGTCAACATCACAGTGTGCGTGTGAAACATTAGACACCTGGCTGAAGTCGACTCCAGTCAAACAGGACAGAGGACAAATGCATGTCAAAGGCAGACAGTTTAACCTTCATAGCCTTTATTTGACTGAGGTGAGATCCAGAAACAAGCCTCTTTTACAGGAGGGCCATGATTGCGAAACCATAATATGCAGAGATAGTGACTTATAGGCTAATGTAAATAATACCCTGATAAAGGCCTGTTTGGGCTGATTCGCATTGGTGTATTTTAACATGTAGCCCTGTCTtacaataaaggctttttatatTTTGCCTGTTATGTGAGTGCCTGGACGTGgattttgttttttgcaatgggatccactttttgtttttgattattatataaataatattttattatttttaaggctATAAAGAGGACATATAAACATTTGTTCTATTccaaacaataaaaatatgtaaaaaaaaaatgtttttattatttttcataatattattattattaataataattttgaataatattttaaacattttcataaataatacatatttgaatatataataataaatacatttataaataattaatacgacatatttattatttatatactataaataaaaacaatcaacatgtttttatcattaaaataaacaaaatatatgaaaataaatgaaatatttatcatttaatatctataattatgattttatttttctatttactttagtattctattttataatttttaaggcTATAAACTGGGCATGTTTTTCGATATTTAACATGGAAATATTTTGGTAAactaaactgtaatattattttttgaataaagcaaatttaattattcattattaaataaattcatgagttcatttataaataatgaataaaaatatttattattttattattcaaaggcTTTAGAGTGGACATATATTTCTTAACTATAATACTATCTAAACTATAATACTGTCATTTTTTTAGGACTACACTAGCTTACAGATTATGCTTCAAAATGACCACACATGGACTAAAAgccataaatgttttattttaataatattgaatccagtctaaacttgTCATTGGGCTGAAAAACTGTATGAACCTCAGTTAGAAAATGTGCACTGAGACGTCTTTTAATCATCTCATAAAAATCTAACTCTTATCTAGTAATGGCATAATGCAATTACTGCATGTGAACTTCCTTATTGCACACTGCTCTTATCACTGATAGTGCATGGGACAGAGACGGTAAACGTTTAGGAGAAACTGCGTCATACAGAGTCGAGCTCTGGAGAGAATAGCTCTATAGAGAGAAGATGAAGCGCACTGCTGAGGGACAGACAACGGAAATGAAATGTTTCTGAAGTCATTACTGAAGCACAGCAATGTTTGGAGCGAAAACAAGACATCTGTTAAATATTGTGCCTTTTGTCTGATGTATTTCTCAACACAGACACTTCAAACCTTTAAGATGGACTATAAAGCACAAGAACACATGGTCATCTAGTGCATGGTTTAACTTTATAGTGCTGATACCAGAGTGATAAACTATTATGTGTTCCTGGATCAATATCATCTAAATGGACAAAATTCCAATAAACAGAAATCACAAACCCCATAACCGTAAAAAccaatagtttacccaaaactgaaaattatgcCAGTATTAAAAGAACAACAGCACAGCAATAAGTCAATGCACTTGAATTAACCTTCTATTTACAGCGCAATGAATAAAATGGATGTTCTttcagctgtgttttttttttttttactttttatgtactcaTTATTTGTTTGGGCTTGTTAAAAATGTTCaattctcacaaaaaaaaaaaaaaaaaaaaaaatccccaaaaaattatcatttttatatttgaaataataactGGACACCagcattatttaacttttatttatattattattcattaacttttttatatttgttatggGCTTTTATTATTTCTAgtagtttttgctttttctttttattatataaatagtaatttaaatattactatttagaattttacttcagtttagttttagttcagtattagttgttatttattttcattcagtattttagtgcttcaacacAAAATGATTTacgttagttgccaaggcagtatttttttaatctaatgcttataaataaatatatacaatttttatttcaattaacaaaatgttaGTTTAAGTTAACAATAGCAACACTGGTGGACACACTACAGTTTAAAACATCATAACATACAGCAGAGTGTTTCCCaagccatttctttttttaatcggAAGCTGTATGTGCACTAGTGAAATGAGAAAAACAACATGATTCAGCTCTGATAATGTTATTGATTTAATAGATTGtatctataatatatttaatagacATAGAAGCAGAGGTCAGATCCATTGTATTCTACAGGTATAGGATAATAAAGTCCAGCTTTTGATAAGTACAtcttttcatttcagaaatcaagtcattttaaataattgaaattaaaatgtattattatttaatgaatgcCTTTGATACAAACCAAGGATTGACAGTAAATGGCTAACATAAGGACGTGGTCTGGTTCATGACAAATGGTTTAATGCATCACAGAGCATTACACAAGCAGGTACGTTCATGCATCCATTTCATTTGCCTTTCTTTTCATCTTTGCTTCTCTTCCTCTGTTGTTCCTGGAAGAAGTCATTGCATGCAACTGTCAGCGCCGCCACCAGCACCACAAACTCATTAAAGTCGACCTCGTTATCTTTGTTGGAGTCCAGATCGTTCATGATCTTTTCCACCAGCATGGGGTCTTTTTGAgactaaacaaagacaaaacaaacacaacaactcAGCACAGCATGAAACGTATGTATGCTATATTGTGCATGGTTCTGCCACTGAATGCTGATCAGTCAAAATGTCGAGAAATaggatatatactgtattttcatataaaaactaTAGTTAAGATTTAAGAATTGTattatgtacttttttattttagaatcatattaatatatatatacacacacacacaatatattccTTTTATggattctaaaaatattttttatgaatctatatttgttgtagaaatatttagtttatatatatatatatatggtgcacatcagaaagtattcagaccagATCTTTTTTTCACACTTTAGTATTCTATTTGCTGCAGTtatgctaaaaatatttttatttatcttaatgttaatttatataatattttattaaaaaggaatAGATTTtgatttaatcaaatatttataattttaaaaatatatttttttatacaatattttgcTTTGTAGGACTCTTTCATTAAAGTCTGTCCAGTCTGATTTATTGTATTCAGCCTTAAAATACAGGTCCTTTGTGGCCAATAACAATCACATTCTGATAAAACCTCTATGGAACATATACTGCTTTCTTATAGAAAATGCTTAATGTTGggtatatgtttgtttttatattgagCACTAACTCTATGTCCCTGATCCTGTTGTAATAGCCTGTTTCCACAACATCCAAAAAAAATCATCAGATCCATCTCATGGATATCCATCCATCTACCCTGACATTCATTCCACGTGAGCACGATTGGGCAAAACCCAGTGGCCGTGGGTCCCAGCCGTGATGCAGGTAACTGATGAACCGAGACTTTAAAACCATCAGAATCCATCGGCCTGTGGCTTCACTGAATGATTGGTTAACACACGAAGCCACCAGACATGGTTTAACATCTCACGCATTACTCTTTCTGCCTCGCAATGTTACAGTACACACTCTCAGGAGAGCGTGGACGAGTGTGTTGTGGCGAGGGAGAGGTGAGAGTCTATATCAGGCTGTGTTCCAGCCAGTAACTGATGATGCCTCCTTCTGATGATGCGTACACAGCTGAGACCCCCATCTCAAGAAAAACACATCCAGCTAATATTTCATCCCAAAAATTAAAtgaagaaaatgagaaattatgttACGTAACAGGGggaaaaacattacaattttgtTACATtgagacataattttttttacttttttcacatttaactGTATCATTAGTataaattagcataatattttatttcaaacagaATGAACACATTACAGCAAAAACTAACGTCAAAATGTTCTATTcaaacaaaatacacacacatacatatgtatatgtgtgtgtgtgtgtatatatatatatatatatatatatatatatatatatgtatatataaatgattttttttaatgtttactaaAACGAAATATGtgttgtaaaatattgtaaaatattgtaaattgtatattaataatatgtttatttatctgtatttatttatgtattgcattaaaataatgagaatgtgaatttttacattaaaataatgatattataCACCGTACAatggtcctaaaaataggcttttttccacaggattatttttataataaaaatagtatacattttaaataataataataattaaaataaagcaaaataattaattttggtGTGAAATATGATCTGGTGTGTTCCTTACAGGTTTATGAAATTCAGTCAAAGAGGGAGGAGAGGCAAGTTATTTTCCTCTTGATCctgtagtctctctctctctcatacacacacacacacacacacacacatagatcccCAAAGATCTGTATGGATTCATCAGAGACGCACCAGGACGCTGTTTGACCCAAGCACTGTTTTCCTGAACTTTTGTCTCATTGAGGTTCAGATAAAGTTTCCTGATCATGAATGGGGTCATTTTTATAGAACGAAATTGTGTCTGATGGGAAAGAAATAATTCATTTAATGCATTTCCTCAGATTTTCAGCCAACTCAGCAAGTGGCCTGTCCCAGTGTGAGAGCTGGAATTACACGCCTGTGAACACAGGAAATGAATTCAACGCAAACACAGTAAACAAGATGAAAAGTTTGTTGcgaatttaacaaaataattatcaCTAATCAACATGCCGGAGCCAAAAACTCACTCACATATTAATGCATGCAGTAAGAACAGGGTATGTGCTGGAAGTCAAGATGAGATCTTCAATTTTAATAGATGGCATTAAAGCATTATGTACGGTTGACTAAGCAGTCAGTGAGGTGATGTTATGGGCTGTTTTCTTGAAGGAAAGTGAGCACTTTGAACTCCACGCCAAGAgatttctctctcgctctcagtgTGTGTTCATATAACAGCTCTCATGTGATATGAGGTCAGAAGATTATTTAATACACATGATTTAAATTTACTTCCTGATGAGGAAACCAAAATAGAGCTCTTACCATAAATGCTTGCAACAAAGGGTTGCAAATGCATTCAAAAATATCCATAGCATAATATACTCTCtatataaactattaaaaatctaaataaatcttGGTTGTGACTAGGATTGCAAAAAGGTGGAAAATGTCCAGTAAATTTCGGAAATATTCCAGAAATTTTGGAAactttccaggtttttttttttaatatttccatgGATTTTTGAAAAGTTTCCAGAAATTTACTGGAAATTTTCCACTCCTTAGAAACCCTAATTGTGAGAAATTTACTATGACTTTTTTTATCTGGTAACGTCATGCGgtattattctttttaattaaataaagttatatttaaaagTCAAGTCAGATATTATATTTCCTTATGGTAAAAACCTACACATTTTCACTCTTAAAAGCatgcttttgaatttttttatttgagcaatgctaattatatatatatatatatatatatatatatatatatatatatatatatatatatatagtaaaaattatatttattaagaaacatacaaatatttatatattgtataaaattattattaataataacattattaataataatgatgattattACATTGTAGAAATTCTATTtatcaataaattaatttaaaaaaatgcatatattttattccattttactGTACATTCTTATAAATTtgcatacataaaaaatgtatgtatgtcaTGTATGTCACTTTTGCTTATATTTTTCCAGTCTGGATTAAGATTAGCTGTATTCATCTGACAATGCAGACTCATAAATAACACGCGAGCTCTGGTAAAAGCTAGAAAGAGCTATTCAAGTTCTCGAGCTTTGAAATTTGTTGTGAAATTCCTGATCGCTAACCGTGAGGAAGTCTGTGAGTTCACTGTCAAGAAGTTCCTTCAGCTCTCCTTTACTGAGTTTGTATTTGTCTCCCTCGCTCCCTGAGTAGTTGTGAAAGACTGTGATGAGTGCATCCATGGCTCCCTCCAGTTTACTGGGCATTTCTGCTGCAGAGCACCTGTGGAGCAGGTATGACACACATCCAGTTCAGACTGACCCGCTGCTGGTCAGACATAACTATTTTATTGctatatttattaacaaaacacttCAAAAGTATCATAGTATTTTTCTGAACATAGCAGAATGTCAATACTAGggcacattaatataaaaaacattCAGTACCATAATGTCAAAATCCCACAATGGTACTCACACAGCCAAATGAccattttttttcaagtaaaagaggttaaaattattttacaaataaataagtcAGTTTCAATATGTTATCAGCTTTCCTTTAAATATGAACAGAGTTCTGAAGTTTGTTGGCAAAGAGAGAAAAGTGTCTTACCTTGTTGAGAGCCGAGAAGTGAAGTTCTGTGTTCATGAACAAACTGTTTTCAGGAGTGGCTGAAGTTGTTTTTGAGGTAACCTGTGCAGGGAAGACCCTCCTCTGTTGTTGTGACGATGTATGATAGCTCAGGTGTTGTACCATAGTAACCCTTCCACACACCTGCACTGAAAACACACTCCAAATAAAAGAGCAAGGCCTCCTGagagccctcacacacacacacacacacacacacacacactgcacacacacacacacacacacacacacacaaactaacatCACTTTTATGAGCCATTTTTGTTCTGTGACTTCTAATCCATGGTGTTTTTGTGATTTTAGGtggatgtatgaagtcagttcACAAAGGTATCCTACAACAGGTCATCATattaacataaataaacataaacatgatCCATTAAAGCACTGCAAACACAgtttccaaatattttttttcttcgttCATCATATAAAATCTAACATTACTATAATAATTTGTTAcgtaatgcaatgacatttataCACAATCATTCAGAAGTCTGGGGGGGGggtcttttttaaagaaatgtatacttctttaatcaagaatgcattaaagtgataaaaaatgacagtgatgacacttataatgtttcaaaagatttgtatttcaaataaatgtattgtatttctattcatcaaagagtcctgagAAAAAAACTATCaccatttccataaaaaaaattaaaaaataaaataatcagcacaactgttttcaacattgcttgtaatcagaaaagtttcttgaatcacaaatcagcatcttagaaatagaatgatgtctgaaggatcatgtgacactgaagttttCCTGAACTTTCCTGCAACTGATCATTAAAAGAtgttactgaccacaaacttttactAGGCTTATTATCTAGCTTAACCAGCAAGAGGTTCTTGGTCAACCTGCATCACCAGAATGATCATGCTTGTTAACCAGCACCAAACCAGCCACAGCAAGCATAAACCAGGAAATTCATGCTTTCAAGAGGGAACTAAATTAGAAAAGAAGCTAGAAAAATGCAAAGCATTAAAAGAGAAAGGAACAAGATGATgtgattttaaacattatttatttatgagaaACGTGATTATTTTGATGGAGATGACATGACATTTTGGGTCCCGACAAATGTCAGAGGCCCTCAGGCATCTCTGGGACCCCTCTGTACACTGCTTGCCCCATGTCAAAAGGGCCCACCACTGTGTGTCAATACGGCTGGAGTCATGGAATCTGATATCTCACATGATTTGAGTTCATTCATGTCTGCAGCACGAATGGTACAGGTTTCATTAAATATGACTGGGGAAGCTTTCCTTATCAAGTCCGTCTAAAAGCATTTCATCAGCATCTTTGTCATGGACGCATACAAAAGAGCTCTAATTCTGCTCATTAAGTCATTGCAGCTGATCAAATAACAAGGCCTATTACATACTTCTGCATGGGGAATGatagagtgagtgacagagaagATTCTGTACTTGGCTTATCACTTGGTTATCATATGGTTGGAGCATATTCtgttgcttaaagggatagttcaccaaaaaattaaaatttgatgtttatctgcttacccccggagcatccaagatgtaggtgactttgttttttcagcagaacacaaattatgattctTAGCTTCAGTCGTTGCAGTCTCGCAGTcgtacaatgcatggcaaatggtaacagaatctatAAGAGTAAAAAAACCATgcatgttctactgaagaaacataGTCACCAACATCTTGGATGCCCCGGggctaagcagataaacatctaattttcatttcaaattttaattaaacatcATTAACAGACGTAGGTGTGCTAACTGGGTAGTGTGAAGGATAGTGGATAGTTATTCATAGTCAGTGTGAACGGAACGTTAGTTTGTTTTAGCTGTGTTCTTTCTGCGTGATTGTCTGGTTCAGCTTGTTGAGAAAGGTTCAGTGCTTTGGTTGGAAACTCCTGCAACATCCTCCAAGCACGAGCGTTTACGTACAGACTATGATTGCCCGCAGGAACGGGACTTGATGACGTACGCGGCGTTCTTGTTTTGCTAAAACTAAGCTATTAATCCCATGGGGTTACTCTTAGGTCTAAGAGAACTTCAGACCTAAGACTATTGATTTGTTTAGATCGATAGTTATGTATTATTTATGTCATCTTAAATTCCTgaataaaatgttcttcctaaaaGACAGAAAGTTCAACTGGATGTGTCGTCCTGTTTCGAGGCTTTTCTCTCTGAGGATCAAGACGAGTCTATTTTTTACTCGTGAAATATCACCTGAGGGAGAGCAGAGGTGGGGTCAGGACGAGGCTCAGGTGTGTTCCACCCCTCACCCCTCCAAGCTAAATGTGTTTTCCGTTCATTAAGATGATGAAACGTTTCCCTGCGAAGTACTGTGTTAATTAGAGTGAGGAAACTATTGAATTTACTGTGCTGGAGGGCAATGACCCATATagccattttttcttttttcacataaTGTCTCAGTATTCATACTACTGCATTTGTCTAAACATCATAAAAGTAAACAGCACAGCATGGTTGTTTCAGCAAATCTTGAGGTTATCTGCTGTATTAATGGCGATGTGTTTCTGACCTCTAGCGGTTCAACATGAGTAGTgcctgtgttattttaatatcattgagactatgaatgtttttatcattattttaaactgaaaacAGTTGACACTACCATTAAAAGTTTGTGGTccgtgagattaaaaaaaaaaatgtttttttttaaacatatgctcaccaaggctgcgttattttgatcaaaaatattgtgaaatattatcacaatataaaataactggtttctgtttgaatatattttaaaatgtaatttattcctgtgatgtacagctgaattttcagcatcatttttcagaaatcattctaatatgctgctttgctgctcaagaaacaaaaCAGTTATCAATGCATAAATGCTTATAGTTGTTTACAGTAGCTAGCCTAGCATATACACATTCTATCTATTTTTCCAGGTAAGAGTTTTTTGCATGCATAACTAACCCATAATGCTAATGTTAATAACGTAATTCctgcaaaagaaaataataataaaaaaataataataataatattgtgatggGTCTGTAGT from Carassius carassius chromosome 47, fCarCar2.1, whole genome shotgun sequence harbors:
- the LOC132130406 gene encoding protein S100-Z, which encodes MPSKLEGAMDALITVFHNYSGSEGDKYKLSKGELKELLDSELTDFLTSQKDPMLVEKIMNDLDSNKDNEVDFNEFVVLVAALTVACNDFFQEQQRKRSKDEKKGK